One Bradyrhizobium sp. CCGB12 genomic window carries:
- a CDS encoding heavy metal translocating P-type ATPase, with protein MQAARDFSHYVRDLDSGVSHIDLAVEGVSCAGCMSKIERGLSALPDVTLARVNLTDRRVALEWKQGAHDPTRFIDRLAELGYKAYPFEQLRAEALETEQATFLLRCLGVAAFGAMNVMMLSVPVWSGNVTDMIPEQRDFFHWLSALIALPAIAYAGQPFFGSALRALRARSTNMDVPISIGIVLALAMSVVETIHHAEHAYFDAALMLLAFLLAGRYLDQSMRRKTRAVAGNLAALKAETATKFVGADEISEVPIAAVQAGDVVLLRPGERSAVDGSVIEGESKIDQSLITGETLPVKANSGTAVYAGTLNLSGALRVRVSAASEGTLLAEISRLLENAVQARSRYVQLADRASRLYAPVVHAAALLTMLGWVAFGASWHDAIVTAIAVLIITCPCALGLTIPAVQTVVSGALFRSGVLLNSGDAIERLAEVDRVVFDKTGTLTLPELDVTNAVEISEAEFALAGRVALSSHHPVAAAVARASGAKNPLAGIEEVAGQGVRGYVGELEVKLGRPPFCGADRPANEILCRDPEASVVAFRHGEVCHVFAVRQRMRADAATAVTALARAGVAVEILSGDRETAVRHAAQSLGIHEWRAGVTPADKIARIDELKRQGLKVMMVGDGMNDAPALAAAHVSMSPVSATHLSQATADLVFLGDRLVPVVAAIGFSRKALRLMRQNLWLAVGYNFLVVPIAIAGLAAPLVAAAAMSGSSLLVILNALRAHRGVKELS; from the coding sequence ATGCAGGCGGCGCGAGACTTTTCACACTATGTCAGGGACCTGGATTCCGGGGTGTCGCATATCGATCTTGCGGTCGAAGGCGTGAGTTGTGCCGGCTGCATGTCCAAGATCGAACGCGGTCTTTCCGCGCTTCCGGATGTCACGCTGGCGCGCGTCAATTTAACCGACCGTCGAGTAGCGTTGGAATGGAAGCAAGGGGCACACGATCCGACCCGCTTCATCGATCGGTTGGCTGAACTCGGTTACAAAGCTTATCCGTTCGAACAACTCCGTGCCGAAGCGCTCGAGACTGAGCAGGCGACTTTTCTGCTGCGTTGCCTCGGCGTCGCCGCCTTTGGCGCGATGAACGTGATGATGCTGTCGGTTCCGGTATGGTCCGGCAACGTCACCGACATGATCCCGGAGCAGCGCGACTTCTTCCACTGGCTGTCGGCGCTGATTGCATTGCCGGCGATAGCCTATGCGGGACAGCCGTTCTTCGGGTCAGCCTTACGCGCGCTGCGGGCGCGCAGCACGAACATGGACGTACCAATCAGTATCGGTATCGTGCTGGCGCTTGCGATGTCGGTGGTTGAAACCATCCACCATGCCGAGCACGCCTATTTCGACGCGGCGCTGATGCTGCTCGCCTTCTTGCTCGCCGGCCGCTACTTGGACCAGAGCATGCGCCGCAAGACGCGCGCGGTCGCCGGAAACCTCGCGGCGCTGAAAGCGGAAACGGCGACAAAATTTGTCGGCGCGGACGAGATCAGCGAAGTACCGATTGCCGCGGTGCAGGCCGGAGATGTCGTCTTGCTGCGTCCCGGTGAGCGCTCGGCCGTCGATGGCTCCGTGATCGAGGGAGAGTCCAAGATCGACCAAAGCCTGATCACCGGCGAAACATTGCCGGTGAAGGCCAATTCGGGTACCGCTGTCTATGCGGGGACGCTCAACCTTTCCGGTGCATTGCGCGTGCGGGTGTCCGCGGCATCCGAGGGCACGTTGCTGGCCGAAATCAGCCGACTGCTTGAGAACGCCGTACAGGCGCGATCCCGATATGTGCAGCTCGCCGACCGGGCGTCGCGGCTCTATGCCCCCGTCGTGCATGCGGCGGCACTTCTGACCATGCTGGGTTGGGTGGCATTCGGCGCCAGTTGGCACGACGCCATCGTCACGGCGATCGCGGTTCTCATCATCACTTGCCCCTGTGCACTGGGACTGACGATACCTGCGGTGCAGACTGTGGTCTCGGGCGCCCTGTTCCGCTCCGGCGTGCTGCTCAATTCGGGTGATGCTATCGAACGGCTGGCCGAAGTCGACAGGGTCGTATTCGACAAGACGGGAACGCTCACCTTGCCTGAGCTCGACGTCACCAATGCGGTGGAAATTTCGGAAGCCGAATTCGCGCTGGCCGGCCGTGTCGCTCTTTCCAGCCATCATCCGGTCGCTGCCGCGGTCGCCCGGGCGTCGGGTGCAAAGAATCCGTTAGCCGGGATTGAGGAAGTCGCAGGTCAAGGCGTGCGGGGCTATGTCGGCGAGCTTGAGGTCAAGCTGGGCCGGCCTCCGTTCTGCGGCGCGGATCGCCCTGCCAACGAAATCCTGTGCAGGGATCCCGAAGCCTCCGTCGTTGCCTTCCGTCATGGGGAGGTCTGCCATGTCTTCGCGGTCCGACAACGCATGCGCGCGGATGCAGCCACCGCGGTGACGGCGCTTGCACGAGCGGGGGTCGCCGTTGAGATTCTCTCCGGCGATCGTGAGACAGCGGTGCGACACGCTGCTCAGTCACTCGGAATTCACGAATGGCGCGCCGGTGTCACACCCGCCGACAAGATCGCGCGGATCGATGAGCTGAAGCGGCAGGGCTTGAAGGTCATGATGGTAGGCGACGGCATGAACGATGCGCCAGCGCTGGCGGCCGCGCATGTGTCTATGTCTCCTGTGAGTGCCACCCATTTGAGCCAGGCCACGGCCGATCTGGTTTTCCTTGGCGACCGCCTAGTTCCCGTGGTCGCTGCTATCGGCTTTTCGCGCAAGGCGCTCCGGCTGATGCGGCAAAATCTATGGCTGGCCGTGGGATACAACTTCCTTGTTGTGCCAATAGCGATTGCGGGCCTGGCGGCGCCGCTGGTTGCTGCTGCGGCGATGTCGGGCTCA
- a CDS encoding FixH family protein, translating to MNESQAPKAFTGRKVFFMLVAFFGVVVGVNLVMMRFAIQTLPGTEVDSAYSASLAYEKQITAARDQNARNWKVDAHVERSGLGGATLQIEARDSSGRPMSGLTFQGRFERPTDRRADLPVTLAEVEIGIYRGSARAIAPGQWDLVLEGVSAGQRMFLSKNRVLLN from the coding sequence ATGAACGAGTCGCAGGCACCCAAGGCTTTCACCGGACGCAAGGTGTTTTTCATGCTGGTCGCGTTCTTTGGCGTCGTGGTCGGAGTCAACCTCGTCATGATGCGGTTTGCCATCCAGACGCTACCGGGCACCGAGGTCGACAGCGCCTATAGCGCAAGCCTCGCCTATGAAAAGCAGATCACGGCGGCCCGCGATCAGAACGCGCGTAACTGGAAAGTCGATGCGCATGTTGAGCGCAGCGGCCTGGGCGGCGCGACGCTGCAGATCGAAGCGCGCGATAGCAGCGGCCGGCCGATGTCGGGGTTGACGTTTCAGGGGCGGTTCGAACGGCCCACCGACCGGCGCGCCGATTTGCCTGTGACCCTCGCCGAGGTGGAGATCGGCATCTATCGGGGAAGCGCGCGGGCGATTGCGCCGGGGCAATGGGATCTGGTGCTCGAGGGGGTTTCTGCAGGGCAGCGGATGTTCCTGTCGAAGAATCGCGTTCTACTGAACTAG
- the ccoG gene encoding cytochrome c oxidase accessory protein CcoG, with the protein MNKPAKPADLLLEDDGPLYVAQKKVFPQSVSGTFRWIKWGVMAFCLGVYYFLPFVRWNRGLGVPDQAVLVDLPNSRFYFFFIELWPQEVYYFTGLLITAAITLFLMNSLGGRIWCGYLCPQTVWTDLFYALERLIEGDRRERMRKDAARGTMKLDRFAEILLKHSLWLMISWWTGGAWVLYFNDAPTLVKQLVTFQAPMLAYICITILTATTYLLAGFMREQVCVYMCPWPRIQAALTDEWALNVTYKYDRGERRTSLKKANELRALGEPVGDCIDCYQCVAVCPTGIDIRDGAQLDCIQCGLCIDACDTVMKKIGRETRLIGYDNDINIQRRQAGKPPVYRIVRPRTIVYSAMIASVGALMLYALLTRSLLDVNVLHDRNPITVKLSDGSIRNAYTVRLLNKRGFDRVIAIDIDGPVNATVHVVGVDSVTPERPMIMLGRDQTTELRLLVTAPASSNPERSVPVHFRVTDVGLGDVASATDNFVTP; encoded by the coding sequence ATGAACAAGCCCGCGAAACCTGCCGACCTGCTGCTTGAAGACGATGGGCCGCTTTATGTGGCGCAGAAGAAGGTCTTTCCGCAAAGCGTTTCGGGTACTTTTCGTTGGATAAAATGGGGGGTGATGGCATTTTGTCTCGGCGTCTACTACTTTCTGCCGTTCGTGCGCTGGAATCGCGGCCTCGGTGTGCCCGACCAGGCGGTGCTGGTCGACTTGCCGAACAGCCGCTTCTATTTCTTCTTCATCGAGCTATGGCCGCAGGAAGTCTACTACTTCACCGGGCTGCTAATCACCGCTGCGATCACGCTGTTCCTGATGAACTCGCTGGGCGGCCGCATCTGGTGCGGATATCTCTGCCCGCAGACGGTATGGACCGACCTGTTCTACGCCCTCGAGCGGCTGATCGAGGGTGACCGCCGCGAGCGCATGCGCAAGGACGCGGCCAGGGGCACGATGAAGCTGGACCGTTTTGCCGAGATCCTGTTGAAGCATTCGCTCTGGCTGATGATCTCGTGGTGGACCGGCGGCGCCTGGGTGCTCTATTTCAACGACGCGCCGACTCTGGTGAAACAGCTGGTGACGTTCCAGGCGCCCATGCTGGCCTACATCTGCATCACTATCCTGACGGCGACGACCTATCTGCTCGCCGGCTTCATGCGCGAACAGGTCTGCGTCTACATGTGCCCATGGCCGCGCATACAGGCCGCACTAACCGATGAATGGGCGCTCAACGTCACTTACAAATATGATCGCGGCGAAAGGCGCACGTCGCTGAAGAAGGCGAATGAGTTACGCGCGCTTGGCGAACCGGTCGGTGACTGCATCGATTGCTACCAGTGCGTTGCAGTTTGTCCAACCGGGATCGATATTCGCGACGGCGCGCAGCTCGATTGCATCCAGTGCGGCCTGTGCATCGACGCTTGCGATACCGTGATGAAAAAGATCGGCCGGGAAACCCGCCTGATCGGATATGACAACGATATCAATATTCAGCGCCGTCAGGCCGGCAAGCCGCCGGTTTATCGCATCGTGCGGCCGCGCACGATCGTCTACTCGGCCATGATCGCCAGCGTTGGCGCGTTGATGCTCTATGCGCTACTGACGCGATCGCTGCTCGACGTCAACGTGCTGCACGACCGCAATCCAATCACTGTGAAGCTGAGTGACGGGTCGATCCGCAATGCTTATACGGTTCGCCTGTTGAACAAGCGGGGCTTCGACCGCGTCATAGCGATCGATATTGACGGCCCGGTTAACGCAACGGTCCATGTCGTCGGCGTCGATTCCGTGACCCCGGAGCGGCCGATGATCATGCTGGGGCGCGATCAGACCACTGAGTTGCGGTTGCTGGTTACGGCGCCTGCCTCAAGCAATCCAGAGAGGTCGGTCCCGGTACATTTCCGCGTCACTGATGTTGGCCTCGGCGATGTGGCATCCGCCACCGATAATTTCGTGACGCCATGA
- the ccoP gene encoding cytochrome-c oxidase, cbb3-type subunit III, producing MTEHSDFDKVSGKTTTGHEWDGIKELNTPLPRWWVITFYLTIVWAVGYWVVYPAWPLLWSHTTGVLNYSSRADVAVERANLEKIRGNKMVALGAAPLAEIEMNPALLALARARGKTVFGDNCAPCHGSGGAGAKGYPNLNDDEWLWGGSLDQIMQTIQFGVRSGHPKAHENAMLAFGKDGVLKKDQIVIVANYVRSLSGLSTHTGYDKTVGATIFADNCAACHGDGGKGNQELGAPDLTDKIWLYGSDEATLVETISNGRAGVMPAWIGRLDPSTIKALAVYVHSLGGGK from the coding sequence ATGACTGAACACAGCGATTTCGACAAAGTCTCCGGTAAGACCACCACCGGACATGAGTGGGACGGCATCAAGGAACTGAATACGCCGCTGCCTCGATGGTGGGTAATCACGTTTTACCTGACCATCGTGTGGGCGGTCGGCTATTGGGTCGTTTATCCGGCGTGGCCATTGCTGTGGAGCCACACCACTGGCGTGCTGAATTACTCGTCGCGCGCGGACGTTGCCGTCGAGCGTGCAAATCTTGAGAAAATTCGCGGCAACAAGATGGTCGCGCTCGGTGCAGCGCCGTTGGCAGAGATCGAGATGAATCCAGCCTTGTTGGCGTTGGCGCGGGCACGCGGTAAGACGGTGTTCGGCGACAACTGTGCGCCTTGCCACGGCAGCGGCGGCGCCGGTGCCAAGGGGTATCCCAACCTGAATGATGACGAATGGCTGTGGGGCGGGTCGCTCGACCAGATCATGCAGACGATCCAGTTCGGTGTGCGTTCTGGGCATCCAAAGGCCCACGAAAACGCCATGTTGGCCTTTGGCAAGGATGGAGTTTTGAAGAAGGATCAGATCGTCATCGTTGCCAATTACGTCCGGTCACTGTCCGGTCTGTCGACTCACACGGGCTACGACAAGACGGTTGGCGCGACAATCTTCGCGGATAATTGTGCGGCGTGCCATGGCGACGGAGGCAAAGGGAATCAGGAACTCGGGGCGCCCGATCTGACCGACAAGATCTGGCTCTACGGCTCGGACGAGGCGACACTGGTCGAGACGATCAGCAATGGTCGCGCTGGTGTCATGCCGGCCTGGATCGGTCGTCTCGATCCCTCTACGATCAAGGCACTCGCCGTCTATGTCCACTCGCTCGGCGGGGGCAAGTAG
- a CDS encoding cbb3-type cytochrome c oxidase subunit 3 yields the protein MKAIPTVQNFTSDFVTTFWTPIFVGVFLAIVAYAYWPRNKAAFDEAAKMPLREEWRDHD from the coding sequence ATGAAAGCCATTCCAACAGTCCAGAATTTCACATCCGATTTCGTCACGACCTTCTGGACACCCATCTTTGTGGGAGTCTTCCTCGCGATCGTGGCTTACGCGTACTGGCCACGCAACAAGGCCGCATTCGACGAGGCAGCGAAAATGCCGCTGCGCGAGGAGTGGCGGGATCATGACTGA
- the ccoO gene encoding cytochrome-c oxidase, cbb3-type subunit II, producing MSFWSRHQIFERNSITLIGGILAVIAIGGLVEITPLFYLKSTIEAVDGVRPYTPLELAGRNVYVREGCYLCHSQMVRPLRDEVERYGHYSLAAESMYDHPFQWGSKRTGPDLARVGAKYSDEWHVTHLMNPRAIVPQSVMPGYGFLAQTEVDVVSTADHLRTSRTVGVPYSDEQITNAVNDLKAQADPDNAGVDAFNKRYPRAVARNFDGKPGAPTEMDALVAYLQMLGTLVDFKLYNEKANLR from the coding sequence ATGTCTTTCTGGAGCAGGCACCAGATTTTCGAGAGGAATTCCATCACCCTGATCGGCGGAATTCTCGCAGTCATCGCCATAGGCGGTCTCGTCGAAATCACGCCGCTGTTTTATCTCAAGAGCACCATCGAAGCGGTCGACGGCGTCAGGCCGTACACACCACTGGAGCTCGCTGGTCGCAACGTCTATGTCCGCGAAGGCTGCTATCTCTGCCATTCGCAGATGGTCCGTCCGTTGCGGGATGAGGTCGAACGCTACGGCCATTATTCGCTGGCGGCCGAAAGCATGTACGACCATCCGTTCCAGTGGGGATCGAAGCGCACCGGCCCGGATCTGGCGCGTGTCGGCGCGAAATACTCCGACGAATGGCACGTCACGCATCTGATGAATCCACGGGCAATCGTGCCGCAGTCGGTGATGCCGGGTTATGGGTTCCTCGCCCAGACGGAGGTCGATGTCGTGAGTACGGCAGATCATCTGCGCACCAGCCGCACCGTTGGCGTTCCCTATTCGGACGAGCAGATCACGAATGCAGTCAACGATCTGAAGGCACAGGCCGACCCCGACAATGCCGGTGTTGATGCGTTCAACAAGCGCTATCCGAGGGCTGTTGCAAGAAATTTCGACGGCAAGCCGGGCGCGCCGACTGAGATGGACGCGTTGGTCGCGTACTTGCAGATGCTGGGCACGCTGGTCGATTTCAAGCTCTACAACGAAAAAGCCAATCTTCGCTGA
- the ccoN gene encoding cytochrome-c oxidase, cbb3-type subunit I, producing the protein MTHGEAGLMLVFAVTAFFCLVAAAKALDTAFAFHASLACAASLWAVFAIVNRYYERPAVLPPREINGRPNYNMAPVKFSAVMAMFWGIAGFAVGLLIASQLAWPALNFDLPWTSFGRLRPLHTSAVIFAFGGNVLIATSFYVVQKTCRARLAGDLAPWFVVIGYNFFILIAGTGYLLGVTQSKEYAEPEWYADLWLTIVWVAYLLVFLMTIIKRREPHIFVANWFYLAFIVTIAVLHLGNNSALPVSVWGSKSYIAWGGVQDAMFQWWYGHNAVGFFLTAGFLAIMYYFIPKRAERPVYSYRLSIIHFWAIIFLYIWAGPHHLHYTALPDWAQTLGMTFSIMLWMPSWGGMINGLMTLSGAWDKLRTDPVLRMLVVSVAFYGMATFEGPLMSIKVVNSLSHYTDWTVGHVHSGALGWVGFVSFGALYCLIPWLWDRKGLYSLKLVSWHFWIATIGIVLYISAMWVSGILQGLMWRAYTSLGFLEYSFIESVEAMHPFYAIRAAGGALFLIGALIMAYNLWMTVRINETEVQSPVALQPAE; encoded by the coding sequence ATGACACACGGCGAAGCCGGCCTGATGCTGGTGTTTGCCGTTACCGCGTTTTTCTGCCTCGTCGCCGCGGCCAAGGCATTGGATACGGCATTCGCCTTTCACGCCTCCCTGGCGTGCGCAGCCAGCCTGTGGGCTGTCTTTGCGATCGTGAACCGATATTACGAGCGTCCAGCGGTCCTCCCGCCCCGGGAGATCAACGGTCGGCCCAACTACAATATGGCGCCTGTCAAATTTTCGGCCGTGATGGCGATGTTCTGGGGCATCGCCGGATTTGCAGTCGGGCTGCTCATCGCGTCGCAGCTTGCCTGGCCGGCGCTCAATTTCGACCTGCCATGGACCAGCTTTGGCCGTCTGCGACCCTTGCATACGTCCGCAGTGATCTTCGCGTTCGGCGGCAATGTGCTGATCGCAACCTCGTTCTATGTCGTACAGAAAACCTGCCGCGCGCGTCTCGCGGGCGATCTCGCGCCATGGTTCGTCGTGATCGGTTACAACTTCTTCATTTTGATCGCTGGCACCGGCTATCTGCTCGGCGTCACCCAATCCAAGGAATATGCCGAACCGGAATGGTACGCGGACCTTTGGCTGACGATCGTCTGGGTGGCCTATCTGCTGGTGTTCCTGATGACCATTATCAAGCGCAGGGAACCGCATATCTTTGTCGCGAACTGGTTCTATCTCGCCTTCATCGTCACCATTGCCGTGCTGCATCTTGGCAACAATTCCGCGTTGCCAGTATCCGTATGGGGCTCGAAGTCGTATATCGCTTGGGGCGGCGTGCAGGATGCCATGTTCCAGTGGTGGTACGGCCACAACGCGGTTGGGTTCTTCCTGACCGCCGGCTTCCTTGCCATCATGTACTACTTCATTCCGAAGCGCGCCGAGCGGCCGGTCTATTCCTATCGGCTGTCGATCATCCACTTCTGGGCGATCATCTTCCTCTACATCTGGGCCGGGCCCCACCATCTGCACTACACGGCGCTGCCTGATTGGGCGCAGACACTCGGCATGACGTTCTCGATCATGCTCTGGATGCCGTCCTGGGGCGGCATGATCAACGGCCTCATGACGTTGTCGGGCGCCTGGGACAAGCTTCGCACCGACCCTGTGCTCCGCATGCTCGTCGTATCGGTTGCATTCTATGGCATGGCGACGTTCGAAGGGCCACTGATGTCGATCAAGGTGGTGAATTCGCTCAGCCACTATACCGACTGGACGGTCGGTCACGTTCATTCCGGCGCGCTCGGCTGGGTCGGCTTCGTCTCGTTTGGCGCGCTGTACTGCCTGATTCCCTGGCTGTGGGATCGTAAGGGCCTTTACAGCCTCAAGCTCGTTAGCTGGCATTTCTGGATCGCGACCATCGGCATCGTGCTCTACATCTCCGCGATGTGGGTTTCTGGAATCCTGCAAGGCCTGATGTGGCGTGCCTACACCTCGCTCGGATTCCTTGAATATTCCTTCATCGAGTCCGTAGAGGCGATGCATCCCTTTTACGCGATCCGAGCCGCAGGCGGGGCGTTGTTCCTCATCGGTGCATTGATCATGGCTTATAATCTCTGGATGACGGTGCGTATCAACGAAACGGAAGTGCAGTCGCCGGTCGCTCTTCAGCCAGCGGAATGA
- the hemN gene encoding oxygen-independent coproporphyrinogen III oxidase, with the protein MNDIVRQYARLQVPRYTSYPTAAEFTPAVGCVDQRRWLRDLDMAEAVSVYLHVPYCRELCLYCGCNAKKALRENVVRAYRAAVEREIALVSDSLTTSVHIARLHWGGGTPSILGADGLASVMTVLRRHFILQPGFEHAIELDPRYVTSLLADSLNELGVNRVSLGVQDVNPWVQAAIGRWQPMQDVAAAVLRLRAAGIGNLNFDLIYGLPLQTVATLRKTCEIVAMLSPDRIACYGYAHMPRLKANQRSIDERMLPGVEERIDQAEAIAENFQRHGFLKIGIDHFAKPGDALARAVASGKLHRNFQGYTDDSRETLIGFGASSISRFRDGYVQNISDAPSYVRAIADGRLAAARGCRLDVAEKQRANTIESLMCAFRADLDITAPNMDVAEELALLRPLVEDGLVRIEGRVVTATDTGRCVVRVIAAAFDPHRRANAAHFSKAV; encoded by the coding sequence GTGAACGATATCGTACGCCAATACGCTCGATTGCAGGTGCCGCGATATACGTCTTATCCAACGGCGGCCGAATTCACGCCTGCGGTGGGGTGCGTCGACCAGCGTCGGTGGCTGCGCGATCTCGATATGGCTGAGGCCGTCTCGGTCTATCTGCATGTGCCGTACTGCCGCGAACTCTGCCTATATTGCGGTTGCAATGCCAAGAAAGCGCTGCGCGAGAACGTCGTCCGCGCCTATCGCGCGGCAGTGGAGCGCGAGATTGCGCTGGTCAGCGACAGTCTGACAACGTCGGTTCACATTGCGCGACTGCACTGGGGTGGTGGAACGCCCAGCATTTTGGGCGCCGACGGCCTAGCATCGGTGATGACAGTCCTGCGCCGACATTTCATTCTCCAACCCGGTTTCGAGCACGCCATCGAGCTCGATCCCCGCTATGTAACATCGTTGCTGGCAGACAGCCTGAATGAGCTTGGTGTCAACCGCGTCAGCTTGGGCGTGCAGGACGTCAATCCGTGGGTGCAGGCGGCGATCGGCCGATGGCAGCCGATGCAGGACGTCGCTGCCGCCGTTTTGCGCTTGCGAGCTGCCGGCATCGGCAATCTGAATTTCGACCTGATCTACGGATTGCCGCTGCAGACCGTCGCCACGCTCCGCAAGACCTGCGAGATCGTCGCAATGCTCTCGCCGGACCGCATCGCTTGCTACGGCTACGCCCATATGCCGCGTCTCAAGGCCAATCAGCGCTCCATTGATGAGAGGATGCTTCCCGGCGTAGAGGAACGTATCGACCAGGCCGAGGCCATCGCCGAGAACTTCCAGCGCCACGGCTTTTTGAAGATCGGCATCGATCATTTTGCCAAACCGGGTGATGCGTTGGCGCGGGCCGTGGCGTCGGGGAAGCTGCACCGCAATTTCCAGGGCTATACCGACGACAGCAGGGAAACCCTGATCGGCTTTGGCGCGTCTTCTATTTCGCGGTTCAGGGACGGATATGTCCAGAACATCTCGGACGCTCCAAGCTATGTTCGTGCCATTGCGGATGGCCGCCTGGCCGCGGCGCGCGGATGCCGGCTCGATGTCGCGGAGAAGCAACGCGCTAATACAATCGAAAGCCTGATGTGCGCCTTTCGCGCCGACCTCGATATCACTGCGCCGAACATGGACGTTGCCGAGGAACTCGCACTGCTGCGGCCATTGGTCGAAGACGGCCTGGTGCGAATCGAGGGCCGCGTCGTGACGGCGACCGACACCGGCCGCTGCGTGGTGCGGGTGATCGCGGCAGCATTCGATCCGCACAGGCGCGCCAATGCGGCGCATTTCAGCAAGGCGGTTTAG
- a CDS encoding DUF892 family protein, with protein MRNAHAMETQARELMERQSERLDDYPEKSKVAAHLQESNAQLRRLEQCLDACGESSSALKDATQSIATNAVAMAHSMAGDEIPKNTFANNAFEHFEIAAYKSLLALCSAAGLESSRALLKASLEEERMAAATHHL; from the coding sequence TTGAGGAACGCCCACGCGATGGAAACGCAGGCGCGCGAGCTCATGGAGCGGCAGTCGGAACGGCTGGACGACTACCCCGAAAAGTCGAAGGTCGCCGCTCATCTTCAGGAGTCCAACGCTCAGTTGCGGCGGCTTGAGCAATGCCTCGACGCTTGTGGCGAGAGCTCGTCCGCCCTCAAGGATGCGACGCAGTCGATCGCCACGAACGCGGTGGCGATGGCACATTCCATGGCGGGTGACGAAATTCCAAAGAACACTTTCGCCAACAATGCCTTCGAACATTTCGAAATCGCTGCCTACAAGTCGCTCCTAGCGCTCTGTTCGGCGGCTGGATTGGAATCATCTCGTGCGCTGTTAAAGGCTTCGCTGGAGGAGGAGCGCATGGCCGCTGCAACGCATCACTTGTGA